Proteins encoded by one window of Cloeon dipterum chromosome 4, ieCloDipt1.1, whole genome shotgun sequence:
- the cic gene encoding protein capicua homolog isoform X9 — MSENEPGGGVLKPPVRNLPKKRKFDPSELEEDNCSPVTDKGNTRISATVLVSSIPASNEYNPVQGAPIDYSSYYPPSSASHGSVGPLSLQPPPVQISPPAPMPAAHHKTDVAPYTVAKETGPHCCIDLQDFVGHRVLARSKYNPQIYRPGTISNVLMNTGNQAGGVTVTLDRTSINEEPVSLLYGNVFVDSPLDVVSDICPSMSQLSQLSGRFSFAVKDSHPEVRYLSAIICQIYSNPLQVLVEIRMGDATFRRLVKRAHLRILQAPWAEELAHHAENHAEPLSYVTKVPVPLPAPASPLPTSHQNLVPCTPMMYRHSATSPLNNNNPSGPMPIPSVTTAPAILRVASPHAANLSSTASTLTVPVVQNNHQHAEADFRRKQFDEFVDSDDDLRKEDIMFPSEIETGSSKRSSVQSRGSSCCDQINSGGSVTPSRSQTTTPHHYKKGDVVRTQSGIRKKFNGKQWRRLCSREGCNKESQRRGHCSRHLALKNSVTPSSGRESEEPSPIFTSQSNTPNPTPLPGPPASNTNGNGNNGNQVRASALRLNSRNFDAEETEAANIMVSLGTSKPATPEVTQAQQNAHSNFHQSRSPIGASTNLFVPIVSHSDQKPANRLLSPHNVSPVPKQFGNYNNQQNLIRPEIVRPHMLISKVPVQTTAMQNLSQRTHQQLPQQHAPQLPQQQQQTQQQVISENSHPTSTVNSTSTTAPNSNQTSVIRISPSPNVKNWTNEQQVALLNYTINEQNQGQPLLQKALTTQKQLTLYTVQSNKSNPEHSIICVAVQQTDNKHNSDENHVTPKFQPVIVGPTHIVPVVSPETRVSEPNTATAAITYPWTNLVPILPAATANSVLVKPPTASQQNSIANNLTNNKVANAEAHPPLAPPCKPERKNSLVEEKMDIETSAELDDDVFEPEPNSSKEDQVAGDKRRSQSLSALPSPVKGKDRIRRPMNAFMIFSKRHRALVHQRHPNQDNRTVSKILGEWWYALGTDEKTRYHELASEVKEAHFKAHPEWKWCSKDKRKSSSGKNDLSQPSTPKEPLSKEGEEGKEGPMIDLKCAENVNSDSESENETLIENKVFPQQRFSPVASNNGKTPGIGPSTLSKTSQIPTSEPHQQVQVSLLKSQASSQPVGLDAKKEAVPQSPSSQNDNSTTCRPKPIKMSSLLLPHRLPSDSSSPTYSPFSPTNLPQPSPTPHKFPYSPQNPAGLSKFQPTGGAFLPTSPKVKTHMQAKSFGQQQQQQPHPQQQSGTVTFVRLLQPMSQASTVPATGTQSVLYSLAAQTSAPSSTAQTVIVTKSLPSPAPAATQKHPQEAKQSKADPETNENGQPFVLAPTPAQLGKAPLQRRKASTASEGSLSNHGSSSGGLLPENQDKEPVPPSPSGSTGSMPISPACKKSFFKKNIEDGMDKVLETVNFEAKFSSLPQFKPHEGKSPSVIPNTSPRVFVQSYRKKSIAEEREESSQPATPHTSNMMLEPLPPPSSNPESANLMPSARLVGQTFFPPDFNPENPFREEDAVAASPRTPKTPRTASGPPNSASNESGDRGHRRVLEQRRILVMELFNNHGFFPSTEATSNFQAEHADLFPTKGALQLKIREVRQRLKASTTIKIPSTPTPGSPAVNQNNQAAAGASANSTPTTSSQNNS, encoded by the exons ATGTCAGAGAACGAACCGGGTGGCGGGGTCCTAAAGCCCCCGGTGCGAAACCTGCcgaagaagaggaaatttgACCCGAGTGAATTGGAGGAAGACAACTGCAGCCCGGTCACCGACAAAG GCAATACAAGGATATCGGCGACGGTTCTGGTTAGTTCCATCCCTGCCAGTAATGAGTACAACCCAGTTCAGGGTGCACCGATCGACTACTCCTCATACTACCCACCAAGCTCAGCTAGCCATGGCTCAGTGGGACCTCTGTCACTGCAGCCTCCACCTGTCCAGATTTCACCCCCTGCGCCTATGCCAGCCGCTCACCACAAAACCGACGTGGCCCCTTATACGGTTGCCAAGGAG ACTGGCCCTCACTGCTGCATTGACCTTCAAGATTTTGTTGGCCATCGAGTTTTGGCCAGAAGCAAATACAACCCACAAATTTACCGGCCCGGTACAATATCCAACGTCTTGATGAACACTGGAAACCAGGCGGGAGGGGTAACAGTGACCCTTGACCGCACCAGCATTAACGAAGAACCTGTCAGTCTGCTTTACGgaaatgtttttgttgatA GCCCGCTTGATGTTGTTTCTGACATATGTCCAAGTATGAGTCAGCTCAGTCAGCTGAGTGGAAGGTTTTCCTTTGCTGTAAAAGATAGCCACCCAGAGGTCCGATACCTTTCTGCTATAATTTGTCAG ATATACTCAAATCCATTGCAAGTGTTGGTTGAGATACGCATGGGTGATGCAACATTTAGGCGCCTAGTGAAACGCGCACACCTGCGAATTTTGCAAGCACCCTGGGCAGAGGAGCTGGCTCATCATGCTGAGAACCACGCCGAGCCTTTGTCATATGTGACCAAAGTGCCGGTGCCGCTACCAGCGCCTGCGTCTCCCCTTCCTACTTCGCACCAAAACCTGGTGCCATGCACGCCTATGATGTACCGTCACTCTGCGACTTCGCCcctcaacaacaacaaccctTCAGGCCCAATGCCTATACCTTCAGTCACGACTGCACCAGCCATTCTGCGTGTGGCTTCTCCCCACGCTGCCAACCTGTCATCCACGGCCTCAACTTTGACTGTACCTGTAGTACAAAATAACCACCAACATGCCGAAGCTGATTTCCGGCGCAAGCAGTTTGACGAATTTGTCGACTCAGATGATGATTTGCGGAAAGAAGACATCATGTTTCCTTCAGaaattg AAACAGGGAGTAGCAAACGATCATCTGTGCAAAGCCGTGGCTCTTCCTGCTGTGACCAGATAAACAGTGGTGGTTCTGTCACACCAAGCCGCTCACAGACCACCACACCTCACCACTACAAAAAGGGCGACGTTGTTCGTACTCAAAGTGGCATAAGGAAGAAGTTCAACGGCAAGCAGTGGCGGAGGCTGTGCTCTCGGGAGGGTTGTAACAAGGAATCTCAGCGCAGAGGCCACTGCTCTAGACACTTAGCGCTTAAGAACAGTGTCACGCCATCCTCTGGAAG GGAGTCTGAGGAGCCTTCACCTATCTTCACCAGTCAGTCCAACACGCCAAATCCTACGCCACTGCCAGGACCTCCAGCCAGTAATACTAATGGAAATGGGAACAATGGCAATCAGGTTAGAGCCTCTGCTCTGCGACTGAACAGTAGAAACTTTGATGCAGAGGAAACTGAAGCTGCTAACATCATGG tttcccTGGGAACTTCAAAACCAGCAACACCAGAAGTCACCCAGGCCCAACAAAATGCACACTCCAACTTCCATCAGTCCCGGTCTCCTATTGGGGCTTCTACTAACCTGTTTGTCCCTATCGTGAGCCACAGTGACCAGAAACCAGCCAACAGATTGCTTTCTCCCCACAATGTCAGTCCTGTTCCCAAGCAATTTGGGAATTATAACAACCAACAGAACCTTATCAG GCCTGAGATTGTTCGTCCGCATATGCTTATTTCAAAAGTCCCTGTACAAACAACAGCGATGCAAAATCTGTCACAAAGAACACATCAGCAGTTGCCACAGCAGCATGCGCCACAACTGCctcaacagcaacaacaaactCAGCAACAAGTGATCTCAGAAAATTCTCATCCCACATCCACAGTTAACTCAACTTCAACCACTGCCCCAAACTCGAACCAAACAAGTGTAATTAGGATCAGTCCTAGTCCAAACGTGAAGAACTGGACCAACGAGCAGCAAGTTGCTTTGTTGAATTACACCATTAATGAG CAAAATCAAGGCCAGCCTTTGTTGCAGAAGGCACTGACAACTCAGAAGCAACTGACTCTGTATACTGTTCAGTCCAACAAGTCCAACCCTGAGCACTCGATTATTTGCGTAGCTGTGCAGCAGACTGACAACAAACATAACTCTGATGAGAATCACGTCACACCCAAATTCCAGCCAGTAATCGTTGGACCAACACACATTGTACCAGTTGTCTCCCCAGAAACGAGAG TTTCAGAGCCGAACACTGCCACAGCTGCTATTACATACCCGTGGACCAATTTGGTTCCTATCTTACCGGCCGCTACTGCAAATTCTGTACTTGTGAAACCACCAACGGCGAGCCAGCAAAATAGCATTGCCAATAACTTGACAAACAACAAAGTTGCCAATGCAGAAGCGCACCCTCCACTTGCTCCACCTTGCAAACCAGAG CGGAAAAATTCTCTTGTTGAGGAAAAGATGGACATCGAGACCAGTGCCGAGTTAGATGATGATGTGTTTGAGCCTGAACCAAACAGCAGCAAAGAAGATCAAGTAGCTGGTGATAAACGACGATCTCAAAGTCTCTCTGCTCTACCAAGTCCAGTGAAG GGCAAAGATAGAATACGACGTCCGATGAATGCTTTTATGATATTTAGCAAGAGACACAGAGCTCTTGTGCATCAACGCCATCCAAACCAAGATAACAGGACTGTCAGTAAAATTTTAGGTGAATGGTGGTATGCATTGGGAACTGATGAGAAAACGCGATATCATGAGCTCGCTTCAGAG GTTAAAGAGGCACACTTCAAAGCTCATCCTGAGTGGAAGTGGTGCTCAaaagacaaaagaaaaagttCTTCTGGAAAGAATGATCTTAGTCAGCCAAGCACACCCAAAGAACCTTTGTCCAAGGAAGGTGAAGAAGGCAAAGAAGGTCCAATGATTGATCTAAAATGTGCTGAGAATGTCAACTCTGACTCAGAATCAGAAAATGAAACTCTGATTGAAAACAAAGTGTTTCCACAGCAAAG GTTCAGTCCTGTTGCTTCAAACAACGGCAAGACTCCAGGAATCGGGCCAAGTACTTTATCAAAAACTTCGCAAATCCCTACTAGTGAGCCTCACCAGCAAGTACAAGTTTCACTTTTGAAAAGCCAGGCGTCCTCTCAGCCTGTAGGGCTAGATGCAAAAAAAGAGGCAGTGCCTCAGTCGCCCAGCTCTCAAAATGATAACTCCACAACTTGCAGACCGAAGCCAATTAAAATGAG caGTTTACTCCTACCTCACAGATTGCCTTCTGACAGCTCAAGCCCAACGTACAGTCCATTCAGCCCAACTAACTTGCCTCAGCCATCGCCGACGCCACACAAGTTCCCATACTCTCCACAAAACCCAGCTGGcctttcaaaattccaacCCACTGGTGGTGCTTTCCTGCCTACTAGCCCAAAGGTCAAGACTCACATGCAGGCCAAGTCGTTTgggcagcagcaacaacaacagccaCACCCACAGCAACAATCAGGAACAGTAACATTCGTGAGATTGTTGCAACCAATGTCCCAAGCTTCGACAGTTCCTGCTACTGGCACGCAGAGCGTGCTTTACAGTTTAGCTGCACAAACATCGGCTCCCAGCTCCACGGCACAGACTGTCATTGTGACCAAGAGTCTGCCATCGCCAGCTCCTGCTGCTACTCAAAAGCATCCCCAAGAG GCAAAGCAATCAAAGGCTGATCCTGAAACCAATGAAAATGGGCAGCCTTTTGTGTTAGCTCCAACGCCGGCTCAACTTGGCAAAGCTCCGTTGCAAAGACGCAAag CTTCTACAGCTTCTGAAGGTTCGCTCAGCAACCATGGTTCTTCATCGGGTGGCTTGCTTCCTGAAAACCAAGATAAAGAACCGGTTCCTCCAAGCCCAAGTGGCTCAACAGGCTCGATGCCTATTTCCCCAGCTTGCAAGAAGAGtttctttaagaaaaatatagagGATGGAATGGACAA GGTGCTTGAGACGGTCAACTTTGAAGCAAAGTTTTCATCTTTACCGCAGTTTAAACCACACGAGGGAAAGTCTCCCAGTGTCATCCCTAACACCAGTCCAAGGGTGTTTGTACAG AGTTATCGGAAGAAATCGATTGCTGAAGAAAGGGAAGAGAGCAGTCAGCCTGCCACACCACATACAAGTAACATGATGCTGGAGCCACTTCCGCCACCTTCATCAAATCCTGAAAGCGCGAATTTAATGCCGTCAGCCAGACTTGTCGGTCAAACTTTCTTCCCGCCAGATTTCAATCCTGAAAACCCATTCAGAG AAGAGGATGCAGTAGCTGCCAGTCCTCGAACGCCAAAGACACCTAGGACCGCCTCAGGACCACCCAACTCAGCAAGCAATGAGTCGGGAGATAGAGGGCATAGACGCGTTCTGGAGCAACGAAGAATTTTGGTCATGGAGCTCTTCAATAATCATGGATTTTTCCCATCAACTGAAGCCACTTCCAATTTCCaa GCTGAACATGCTGACTTGTTCCCCACCAAGGGTGCTctccaattgaaaattagagaGGTGAGGCAGAGGCTTAAGGCCAGCACGACCATCAAGATACCTAGTACACCAACACCAGGCAGTCCAGCTGTCAATCAGAATAATCAGG CAGCTGCAGGAGCTTCAGCCAATTCAACGCCGACAACTAGTAGCCAAAACAACTCTTAG
- the cic gene encoding protein capicua homolog isoform X10: protein MSENEPGGGVLKPPVRNLPKKRKFDPSELEEDNCSPVTDKGNTRISATVLVSSIPASNEYNPVQGAPIDYSSYYPPSSASHGSVGPLSLQPPPVQISPPAPMPAAHHKTDVAPYTVAKETGPHCCIDLQDFVGHRVLARSKYNPQIYRPGTISNVLMNTGNQAGGVTVTLDRTSINEEPVSLLYGNVFVDSPLDVVSDICPSMSQLSQLSGRFSFAVKDSHPEVRYLSAIICQIYSNPLQVLVEIRMGDATFRRLVKRAHLRILQAPWAEELAHHAENHAEPLSYVTKVPVPLPAPASPLPTSHQNLVPCTPMMYRHSATSPLNNNNPSGPMPIPSVTTAPAILRVASPHAANLSSTASTLTVPVVQNNHQHAEADFRRKQFDEFVDSDDDLRKEDIMFPSEIGNCIIDVKISETGSSKRSSVQSRGSSCCDQINSGGSVTPSRSQTTTPHHYKKGDVVRTQSGIRKKFNGKQWRRLCSREGCNKESQRRGHCSRHLALKNSVTPSSGRESEEPSPIFTSQSNTPNPTPLPGPPASNTNGNGNNGNQVRASALRLNSRNFDAEETEAANIMVSLGTSKPATPEVTQAQQNAHSNFHQSRSPIGASTNLFVPIVSHSDQKPANRLLSPHNVSPVPKQFGNYNNQQNLIRPEIVRPHMLISKVPVQTTAMQNLSQRTHQQLPQQHAPQLPQQQQQTQQQVISENSHPTSTVNSTSTTAPNSNQTSVIRISPSPNVKNWTNEQQVALLNYTINEQNQGQPLLQKALTTQKQLTLYTVQSNKSNPEHSIICVAVQQTDNKHNSDENHVTPKFQPVIVGPTHIVPVVSPETRVSEPNTATAAITYPWTNLVPILPAATANSVLVKPPTASQQNSIANNLTNNKVANAEAHPPLAPPCKPERKNSLVEEKMDIETSAELDDDVFEPEPNSSKEDQVAGDKRRSQSLSALPSPVKGKDRIRRPMNAFMIFSKRHRALVHQRHPNQDNRTVSKILGEWWYALGTDEKTRYHELASEVKEAHFKAHPEWKWCSKDKRKSSSGKNDLSQPSTPKEPLSKEGEEGKEGPMIDLKCAENVNSDSESENETLIENKVFPQQRFSPVASNNGKTPGIGPSTLSKTSQIPTSEPHQQVQVSLLKSQASSQPVGLDAKKEAVPQSPSSQNDNSTTCRPKPIKMSSSPTYSPFSPTNLPQPSPTPHKFPYSPQNPAGLSKFQPTGGAFLPTSPKVKTHMQAKSFGQQQQQQPHPQQQSGTVTFVRLLQPMSQASTVPATGTQSVLYSLAAQTSAPSSTAQTVIVTKSLPSPAPAATQKHPQEAKQSKADPETNENGQPFVLAPTPAQLGKAPLQRRKASTASEGSLSNHGSSSGGLLPENQDKEPVPPSPSGSTGSMPISPACKKSFFKKNIEDGMDKVLETVNFEAKFSSLPQFKPHEGKSPSVIPNTSPRVFVQSYRKKSIAEEREESSQPATPHTSNMMLEPLPPPSSNPESANLMPSARLVGQTFFPPDFNPENPFREEDAVAASPRTPKTPRTASGPPNSASNESGDRGHRRVLEQRRILVMELFNNHGFFPSTEATSNFQAEHADLFPTKGALQLKIREVRQRLKASTTIKIPSTPTPGSPAVNQNNQAAAGASANSTPTTSSQNNS, encoded by the exons ATGTCAGAGAACGAACCGGGTGGCGGGGTCCTAAAGCCCCCGGTGCGAAACCTGCcgaagaagaggaaatttgACCCGAGTGAATTGGAGGAAGACAACTGCAGCCCGGTCACCGACAAAG GCAATACAAGGATATCGGCGACGGTTCTGGTTAGTTCCATCCCTGCCAGTAATGAGTACAACCCAGTTCAGGGTGCACCGATCGACTACTCCTCATACTACCCACCAAGCTCAGCTAGCCATGGCTCAGTGGGACCTCTGTCACTGCAGCCTCCACCTGTCCAGATTTCACCCCCTGCGCCTATGCCAGCCGCTCACCACAAAACCGACGTGGCCCCTTATACGGTTGCCAAGGAG ACTGGCCCTCACTGCTGCATTGACCTTCAAGATTTTGTTGGCCATCGAGTTTTGGCCAGAAGCAAATACAACCCACAAATTTACCGGCCCGGTACAATATCCAACGTCTTGATGAACACTGGAAACCAGGCGGGAGGGGTAACAGTGACCCTTGACCGCACCAGCATTAACGAAGAACCTGTCAGTCTGCTTTACGgaaatgtttttgttgatA GCCCGCTTGATGTTGTTTCTGACATATGTCCAAGTATGAGTCAGCTCAGTCAGCTGAGTGGAAGGTTTTCCTTTGCTGTAAAAGATAGCCACCCAGAGGTCCGATACCTTTCTGCTATAATTTGTCAG ATATACTCAAATCCATTGCAAGTGTTGGTTGAGATACGCATGGGTGATGCAACATTTAGGCGCCTAGTGAAACGCGCACACCTGCGAATTTTGCAAGCACCCTGGGCAGAGGAGCTGGCTCATCATGCTGAGAACCACGCCGAGCCTTTGTCATATGTGACCAAAGTGCCGGTGCCGCTACCAGCGCCTGCGTCTCCCCTTCCTACTTCGCACCAAAACCTGGTGCCATGCACGCCTATGATGTACCGTCACTCTGCGACTTCGCCcctcaacaacaacaaccctTCAGGCCCAATGCCTATACCTTCAGTCACGACTGCACCAGCCATTCTGCGTGTGGCTTCTCCCCACGCTGCCAACCTGTCATCCACGGCCTCAACTTTGACTGTACCTGTAGTACAAAATAACCACCAACATGCCGAAGCTGATTTCCGGCGCAAGCAGTTTGACGAATTTGTCGACTCAGATGATGATTTGCGGAAAGAAGACATCATGTTTCCTTCAGaaattg GCAATTGTATTATAGATGTGAAAATATCAGAAACAGGGAGTAGCAAACGATCATCTGTGCAAAGCCGTGGCTCTTCCTGCTGTGACCAGATAAACAGTGGTGGTTCTGTCACACCAAGCCGCTCACAGACCACCACACCTCACCACTACAAAAAGGGCGACGTTGTTCGTACTCAAAGTGGCATAAGGAAGAAGTTCAACGGCAAGCAGTGGCGGAGGCTGTGCTCTCGGGAGGGTTGTAACAAGGAATCTCAGCGCAGAGGCCACTGCTCTAGACACTTAGCGCTTAAGAACAGTGTCACGCCATCCTCTGGAAG GGAGTCTGAGGAGCCTTCACCTATCTTCACCAGTCAGTCCAACACGCCAAATCCTACGCCACTGCCAGGACCTCCAGCCAGTAATACTAATGGAAATGGGAACAATGGCAATCAGGTTAGAGCCTCTGCTCTGCGACTGAACAGTAGAAACTTTGATGCAGAGGAAACTGAAGCTGCTAACATCATGG tttcccTGGGAACTTCAAAACCAGCAACACCAGAAGTCACCCAGGCCCAACAAAATGCACACTCCAACTTCCATCAGTCCCGGTCTCCTATTGGGGCTTCTACTAACCTGTTTGTCCCTATCGTGAGCCACAGTGACCAGAAACCAGCCAACAGATTGCTTTCTCCCCACAATGTCAGTCCTGTTCCCAAGCAATTTGGGAATTATAACAACCAACAGAACCTTATCAG GCCTGAGATTGTTCGTCCGCATATGCTTATTTCAAAAGTCCCTGTACAAACAACAGCGATGCAAAATCTGTCACAAAGAACACATCAGCAGTTGCCACAGCAGCATGCGCCACAACTGCctcaacagcaacaacaaactCAGCAACAAGTGATCTCAGAAAATTCTCATCCCACATCCACAGTTAACTCAACTTCAACCACTGCCCCAAACTCGAACCAAACAAGTGTAATTAGGATCAGTCCTAGTCCAAACGTGAAGAACTGGACCAACGAGCAGCAAGTTGCTTTGTTGAATTACACCATTAATGAG CAAAATCAAGGCCAGCCTTTGTTGCAGAAGGCACTGACAACTCAGAAGCAACTGACTCTGTATACTGTTCAGTCCAACAAGTCCAACCCTGAGCACTCGATTATTTGCGTAGCTGTGCAGCAGACTGACAACAAACATAACTCTGATGAGAATCACGTCACACCCAAATTCCAGCCAGTAATCGTTGGACCAACACACATTGTACCAGTTGTCTCCCCAGAAACGAGAG TTTCAGAGCCGAACACTGCCACAGCTGCTATTACATACCCGTGGACCAATTTGGTTCCTATCTTACCGGCCGCTACTGCAAATTCTGTACTTGTGAAACCACCAACGGCGAGCCAGCAAAATAGCATTGCCAATAACTTGACAAACAACAAAGTTGCCAATGCAGAAGCGCACCCTCCACTTGCTCCACCTTGCAAACCAGAG CGGAAAAATTCTCTTGTTGAGGAAAAGATGGACATCGAGACCAGTGCCGAGTTAGATGATGATGTGTTTGAGCCTGAACCAAACAGCAGCAAAGAAGATCAAGTAGCTGGTGATAAACGACGATCTCAAAGTCTCTCTGCTCTACCAAGTCCAGTGAAG GGCAAAGATAGAATACGACGTCCGATGAATGCTTTTATGATATTTAGCAAGAGACACAGAGCTCTTGTGCATCAACGCCATCCAAACCAAGATAACAGGACTGTCAGTAAAATTTTAGGTGAATGGTGGTATGCATTGGGAACTGATGAGAAAACGCGATATCATGAGCTCGCTTCAGAG GTTAAAGAGGCACACTTCAAAGCTCATCCTGAGTGGAAGTGGTGCTCAaaagacaaaagaaaaagttCTTCTGGAAAGAATGATCTTAGTCAGCCAAGCACACCCAAAGAACCTTTGTCCAAGGAAGGTGAAGAAGGCAAAGAAGGTCCAATGATTGATCTAAAATGTGCTGAGAATGTCAACTCTGACTCAGAATCAGAAAATGAAACTCTGATTGAAAACAAAGTGTTTCCACAGCAAAG GTTCAGTCCTGTTGCTTCAAACAACGGCAAGACTCCAGGAATCGGGCCAAGTACTTTATCAAAAACTTCGCAAATCCCTACTAGTGAGCCTCACCAGCAAGTACAAGTTTCACTTTTGAAAAGCCAGGCGTCCTCTCAGCCTGTAGGGCTAGATGCAAAAAAAGAGGCAGTGCCTCAGTCGCCCAGCTCTCAAAATGATAACTCCACAACTTGCAGACCGAAGCCAATTAAAATGAG CTCAAGCCCAACGTACAGTCCATTCAGCCCAACTAACTTGCCTCAGCCATCGCCGACGCCACACAAGTTCCCATACTCTCCACAAAACCCAGCTGGcctttcaaaattccaacCCACTGGTGGTGCTTTCCTGCCTACTAGCCCAAAGGTCAAGACTCACATGCAGGCCAAGTCGTTTgggcagcagcaacaacaacagccaCACCCACAGCAACAATCAGGAACAGTAACATTCGTGAGATTGTTGCAACCAATGTCCCAAGCTTCGACAGTTCCTGCTACTGGCACGCAGAGCGTGCTTTACAGTTTAGCTGCACAAACATCGGCTCCCAGCTCCACGGCACAGACTGTCATTGTGACCAAGAGTCTGCCATCGCCAGCTCCTGCTGCTACTCAAAAGCATCCCCAAGAG GCAAAGCAATCAAAGGCTGATCCTGAAACCAATGAAAATGGGCAGCCTTTTGTGTTAGCTCCAACGCCGGCTCAACTTGGCAAAGCTCCGTTGCAAAGACGCAAag CTTCTACAGCTTCTGAAGGTTCGCTCAGCAACCATGGTTCTTCATCGGGTGGCTTGCTTCCTGAAAACCAAGATAAAGAACCGGTTCCTCCAAGCCCAAGTGGCTCAACAGGCTCGATGCCTATTTCCCCAGCTTGCAAGAAGAGtttctttaagaaaaatatagagGATGGAATGGACAA GGTGCTTGAGACGGTCAACTTTGAAGCAAAGTTTTCATCTTTACCGCAGTTTAAACCACACGAGGGAAAGTCTCCCAGTGTCATCCCTAACACCAGTCCAAGGGTGTTTGTACAG AGTTATCGGAAGAAATCGATTGCTGAAGAAAGGGAAGAGAGCAGTCAGCCTGCCACACCACATACAAGTAACATGATGCTGGAGCCACTTCCGCCACCTTCATCAAATCCTGAAAGCGCGAATTTAATGCCGTCAGCCAGACTTGTCGGTCAAACTTTCTTCCCGCCAGATTTCAATCCTGAAAACCCATTCAGAG AAGAGGATGCAGTAGCTGCCAGTCCTCGAACGCCAAAGACACCTAGGACCGCCTCAGGACCACCCAACTCAGCAAGCAATGAGTCGGGAGATAGAGGGCATAGACGCGTTCTGGAGCAACGAAGAATTTTGGTCATGGAGCTCTTCAATAATCATGGATTTTTCCCATCAACTGAAGCCACTTCCAATTTCCaa GCTGAACATGCTGACTTGTTCCCCACCAAGGGTGCTctccaattgaaaattagagaGGTGAGGCAGAGGCTTAAGGCCAGCACGACCATCAAGATACCTAGTACACCAACACCAGGCAGTCCAGCTGTCAATCAGAATAATCAGG CAGCTGCAGGAGCTTCAGCCAATTCAACGCCGACAACTAGTAGCCAAAACAACTCTTAG